The following proteins are co-located in the Pedobacter sp. FW305-3-2-15-E-R2A2 genome:
- a CDS encoding DUF2147 domain-containing protein has protein sequence MRYISLLLLFTAISFSGFSQTSDAILGKWINSSGEAHIDISKKGDKFFGKIVWLKAPKDEKGQPKLDVKNPEANLKTRPILGLEMLKDFVYDDGKWVDGKIYDPKTGKTYSCNMNIKANGDLNVRGYIGISLIGRSDTWKRAK, from the coding sequence ATGAGATACATTTCGTTATTACTTCTTTTCACAGCGATTTCCTTTTCCGGGTTTTCCCAAACAAGTGATGCTATTTTAGGAAAATGGATAAATTCTTCAGGTGAAGCGCACATAGACATTTCCAAAAAAGGAGATAAATTTTTCGGTAAAATTGTATGGTTGAAAGCGCCTAAAGATGAAAAAGGGCAGCCTAAACTGGATGTGAAAAATCCGGAAGCAAATTTAAAAACAAGACCGATTCTGGGCCTTGAAATGTTAAAAGACTTTGTTTATGATGATGGTAAATGGGTTGATGGAAAGATTTATGATCCAAAAACCGGAAAAACATACAGCTGTAATATGAACATTAAAGCCAATGGTGACTTAAATGTCAGAGGATATATTGGCATCTCATTGATAGGTAGATCTGACACCTGGAAAAGAGCTAAATAG
- a CDS encoding YCF48-related protein, translated as MKRLIYCLLFLPLFGFAQTYDLIPLTSGANTSLRGMSIVSDQVAWVSGSNGHIGRTVDGGKTWDWIKPVGYEKLDFRDIEAFDADKAIAVNAGSPAYILMTIDGGKTWKENYKNLDTAIFLDGMDFWNDQRGIVFGDPINNKMQLLRTIDGGVSWNDISDNLQAKMGVGEAAFAASGSTIQTKGNGKVWIATGGKVSNIYYSSNFGSTWQIFECPILQGESSTGPFSMSFFDEDKGVVVGGNYLKDKENENNVLLTTNGGKTWTKPAKPVDGYRSGVTYISEKTLIAAGTSGIDVSSDGGKYWYNISGMNLNVVQKSKKGDLILLAGNKGQIYQLVITAK; from the coding sequence ATGAAGAGACTAATTTATTGTTTGTTATTCCTCCCATTATTCGGTTTTGCACAAACTTACGACCTGATCCCGTTGACTTCAGGAGCAAATACCAGTTTAAGAGGAATGAGTATTGTCTCTGATCAGGTGGCATGGGTAAGCGGAAGTAATGGCCATATTGGCAGAACAGTAGACGGAGGTAAGACCTGGGACTGGATCAAACCTGTGGGTTATGAGAAGCTTGATTTTAGAGATATTGAAGCTTTTGATGCGGATAAAGCGATTGCAGTGAATGCAGGTTCGCCCGCTTATATTCTGATGACCATCGATGGTGGTAAAACCTGGAAAGAAAATTACAAGAATCTGGATACCGCTATATTTTTAGATGGAATGGACTTTTGGAATGATCAGCGTGGAATTGTCTTTGGTGATCCCATCAATAATAAAATGCAGCTTTTAAGAACGATTGATGGAGGTGTATCCTGGAATGATATTTCCGATAATTTACAGGCAAAAATGGGTGTTGGTGAAGCTGCTTTTGCGGCCAGCGGATCTACCATTCAGACCAAAGGAAATGGAAAGGTTTGGATTGCTACCGGAGGCAAGGTCTCTAATATCTATTACTCGAGTAATTTTGGTTCTACCTGGCAGATCTTTGAATGCCCGATTTTACAGGGAGAAAGCAGTACAGGGCCCTTTTCTATGTCTTTCTTTGATGAAGATAAAGGTGTGGTTGTTGGTGGGAATTACCTGAAAGATAAAGAGAATGAGAACAATGTTTTACTCACTACTAATGGCGGTAAAACATGGACTAAACCTGCAAAGCCAGTAGATGGTTATCGATCCGGTGTAACTTATATCAGCGAAAAGACTTTAATTGCTGCGGGAACTTCAGGAATAGATGTTTCTTCTGATGGGGGAAAATACTGGTATAACATCTCCGGAATGAACCTGAATGTTGTTCAGAAATCAAAAAAAGGCGATCTGATCCTGCTTGCCGGAAATAAAGGGCAAATTTATCAGTTAGTCATCACTGCAAAATAA
- a CDS encoding inorganic phosphate transporter, giving the protein MIIVNIMPVFLNMTIPFLGAIDLSIPLFLVFIVCLLAVIGFEFVNGFHDTANAVATVIYTKALKPVIAIPWSGFWNFLGVFSGGIAVAMGILKLVPLDSLMTLPIAVGACLVLSILLASIAWNLGTWYLGIPCSSSHTMIGAMIGAGLAFTWYYGGAGVNWGKAEEIGLSLILSPLVGFGFAVLLMYFLKHVIKYNALFHIPTGEDDRPPILIRILLIITCTLVSFFHGSNDGQKGVGLFMLILIAFVPAKFAINHAISNDKVLFELNQAEQVLKNTSGITAAQTEAFHKLIADIENTKLHLALKNEQDKEKTYRFRKEVENVVHSLKNITADKSIVLPKEAQDTLSESSIGLKKLTDFAPIWVIAIISVSLGLGTMIGWKRIVVTIGEKIGNEHLNYAQGVTSEIVAASTIGLSTGLGLPVSTTHVLSSGIAGAMVASGGKGNLNSNTLKNIGLAWVLTLPVSIALSLLLFMFFHLFI; this is encoded by the coding sequence ATGATCATCGTAAACATTATGCCTGTATTTCTTAATATGACCATTCCTTTCTTAGGCGCCATTGATTTAAGCATTCCGCTCTTCCTGGTTTTTATCGTCTGCTTACTGGCTGTTATCGGCTTTGAGTTCGTGAATGGCTTTCATGATACCGCAAATGCAGTAGCAACCGTGATTTATACCAAAGCATTAAAACCGGTCATTGCAATCCCATGGTCTGGTTTTTGGAATTTCCTAGGTGTTTTCAGCGGAGGTATTGCAGTGGCGATGGGTATTTTAAAGCTCGTTCCCCTGGATAGCCTCATGACCCTTCCTATTGCTGTTGGTGCCTGCCTGGTGCTTTCGATTTTACTTGCTTCCATCGCCTGGAACCTGGGCACCTGGTACCTTGGCATCCCCTGCTCCAGTTCACATACCATGATCGGGGCGATGATTGGCGCCGGACTGGCTTTTACCTGGTATTACGGCGGTGCCGGAGTGAATTGGGGCAAAGCAGAAGAAATAGGTCTGTCACTGATCCTCTCCCCCCTTGTTGGCTTTGGTTTTGCAGTATTACTCATGTATTTCTTAAAGCATGTGATTAAATACAACGCCTTATTTCACATTCCAACTGGTGAGGATGACCGGCCACCGATATTGATCAGAATTCTACTGATCATCACCTGTACCCTGGTCAGCTTTTTTCATGGGAGCAATGACGGACAGAAAGGAGTTGGCTTATTTATGTTGATTTTAATTGCTTTTGTACCCGCGAAGTTCGCGATCAACCATGCCATTTCAAACGACAAAGTGCTGTTTGAATTAAATCAGGCCGAGCAGGTGTTGAAAAATACTTCGGGAATAACGGCGGCACAGACAGAAGCCTTTCATAAATTAATCGCAGATATAGAAAATACAAAACTGCACCTCGCCCTGAAAAATGAGCAAGATAAAGAAAAGACGTATCGTTTTAGAAAGGAAGTAGAAAATGTGGTTCATTCTCTAAAGAACATCACGGCCGACAAATCCATTGTACTCCCGAAAGAGGCGCAAGATACCCTATCTGAATCTTCGATTGGCTTAAAAAAGCTGACCGATTTCGCCCCCATCTGGGTGATCGCCATCATATCCGTCTCCCTGGGACTTGGGACCATGATCGGTTGGAAAAGAATCGTTGTGACTATTGGAGAAAAAATCGGAAACGAGCATTTAAACTATGCACAAGGTGTGACTTCCGAAATCGTTGCTGCTTCTACCATAGGACTTAGCACCGGATTAGGCCTCCCTGTCAGCACTACACATGTATTGTCCAGCGGGATTGCAGGTGCCATGGTGGCCTCTGGCGGCAAAGGGAACCTGAACAGCAATACGCTAAAAAATATTGGTCTCGCCTGGGTGCTCACCCTTCCGGTATCCATCGCCTTATCTCTTTTGTTGTTTATGTTTTTCCACCTGTTTATTTAG
- a CDS encoding sensor histidine kinase: MNTAKVESVFQSKWFVYGLRILILYLFSVVFKSFDLTFPHNFSTFLFRGQAFSLMYVLFGLLVWEGAILLSRWMERNTSKENVSRRLLLLCLSLLVYGLIVSFLFGLCYSVFDIVLFHRYDAWDSFSSLSYDLYFGIFMFYLLLLGYNGIAFYYKNWKESQLNTERLMRENIQAKYDVLKSQIDPHFFFNSLSVLTNLVYKSPDLSAEYITQLAKSYRYILDKKFENLVSIQTELEFLESYSFLIRIRHQSSIEFDIQINENIKYIGLIPPATLQMLVENAVKHNRFSANDPLHIRIRDEGSFLIVTNDLRKRAVVQNSIGLGLDNIGKRYELTGEKRIEVTETKTLFIVKIPILTTHEDYHI; encoded by the coding sequence ATGAATACAGCAAAGGTGGAATCTGTTTTCCAAAGTAAATGGTTTGTTTATGGACTGAGAATCCTGATTCTATACCTGTTCAGTGTGGTCTTTAAGTCTTTTGATCTGACTTTTCCTCATAATTTCAGTACCTTTCTATTTAGGGGGCAGGCATTTAGTTTGATGTATGTGCTCTTCGGATTGTTGGTTTGGGAAGGCGCGATTTTACTTTCCCGATGGATGGAGCGGAATACCTCAAAAGAAAATGTTTCCAGACGGTTATTGCTGTTGTGCTTATCATTGCTGGTTTACGGATTGATCGTTTCCTTTCTGTTTGGCTTATGTTATTCCGTGTTCGACATCGTCTTGTTTCATCGCTACGACGCCTGGGATAGTTTCAGCTCCCTCAGCTATGACCTTTATTTTGGGATCTTTATGTTCTATCTCTTATTGCTGGGGTATAACGGAATCGCTTTCTATTATAAAAACTGGAAGGAATCACAATTGAATACGGAAAGGTTGATGCGCGAAAATATTCAGGCCAAATATGATGTATTAAAAAGTCAGATCGATCCGCATTTCTTTTTTAATTCCTTAAGTGTATTGACCAACCTGGTTTATAAAAGCCCGGATCTCTCTGCCGAATACATCACTCAACTGGCGAAAAGCTACCGCTATATCCTGGATAAGAAATTTGAAAACCTGGTATCTATCCAGACTGAACTGGAATTTCTGGAATCCTATTCTTTTCTCATTCGGATCAGGCATCAAAGTAGTATAGAATTTGATATTCAGATCAATGAAAATATAAAGTATATTGGTCTGATTCCTCCGGCAACTTTGCAAATGCTGGTAGAAAATGCCGTTAAGCACAATCGTTTTTCCGCAAATGATCCGCTCCATATCCGCATCAGAGATGAAGGGAGTTTTTTAATCGTGACAAATGACCTCCGGAAAAGAGCGGTCGTTCAGAATTCGATAGGACTCGGCCTGGATAATATTGGCAAGCGGTATGAATTAACCGGTGAAAAAAGAATTGAGGTCACAGAAACGAAAACATTGTTTATTGTCAAAATCCCTATTTTAACTACTCATGAAGATTATCATATTTGA
- a CDS encoding NAD-dependent epimerase/dehydratase family protein, whose product MQKIKKVLITGANGFLGSNVARDLYRRGYELKLMIRPSADVSVIADIPSEIFYGDISNEGDVMKAVEGCNFVVHTASVTAQWDVTFKAYELVNVTGTKNVVKACLAHQVERLIHISTANTIGPGNKNKPGTELNSFALLHVNSGYISSKYIAQQYVLEQVERSKLPAIIINPTFMIGPYDAKPSSGKLILHGMNKRFVFYPPGGKNFVYIGDVCAGIASALEIGKIGDCYLMAGENLSYKEFFRLLNKASGQEPILVKIPGFVLKVGGIIGTLSGIFSPVSRKLNYSATYMLCIYNYYSGKKSERELLLNYTPIENAIDKALKWFRENNYC is encoded by the coding sequence ATGCAGAAAATAAAGAAAGTATTGATTACCGGAGCCAATGGTTTTCTAGGATCGAATGTCGCAAGGGATTTGTATAGGCGAGGATATGAACTGAAACTAATGATCCGGCCTTCGGCTGATGTTTCGGTTATTGCGGATATTCCTTCGGAGATTTTTTATGGAGATATCAGTAATGAAGGGGATGTGATGAAGGCTGTGGAGGGTTGTAATTTTGTCGTTCATACGGCATCGGTGACTGCGCAATGGGATGTCACTTTTAAAGCGTATGAACTGGTGAATGTAACCGGAACAAAAAATGTTGTGAAAGCTTGTCTGGCGCATCAGGTGGAAAGGCTGATTCACATCAGTACCGCTAATACCATTGGTCCTGGAAATAAAAATAAACCAGGTACTGAACTGAATTCTTTCGCTTTACTCCATGTGAATTCCGGATACATTAGCAGTAAATACATTGCACAACAGTATGTCCTGGAGCAGGTCGAGCGGTCAAAATTACCGGCGATCATTATTAATCCGACTTTTATGATAGGACCATACGATGCAAAACCCAGTTCTGGTAAACTGATCTTGCATGGCATGAATAAGCGTTTCGTTTTTTATCCGCCGGGTGGTAAGAATTTTGTATACATCGGTGATGTATGTGCAGGGATCGCCAGCGCATTGGAAATTGGAAAGATTGGGGATTGCTATTTAATGGCGGGAGAAAATCTATCCTATAAAGAGTTTTTCCGGCTATTGAATAAGGCTTCTGGTCAGGAACCGATATTGGTCAAAATCCCTGGATTTGTTTTAAAAGTTGGAGGAATAATAGGTACATTGTCTGGTATCTTTAGTCCGGTATCCCGAAAATTGAACTATTCCGCTACCTATATGCTGTGTATATATAATTACTATTCCGGAAAGAAATCCGAAAGAGAGTTGCTGCTGAATTATACCCCTATAGAAAATGCGATAGACAAGGCCTTAAAATGGTTCCGGGAGAATAATTACTGTTAA
- a CDS encoding SDR family NAD(P)-dependent oxidoreductase — protein MNNNAYTLITGASSGLGREFSIQCASMGMNVMMIALPGSNTFSLAAQLIMEYKVDVQVFEFDLTDSYLLVKTLNELMNNFEINFLINNAGIGGTVSIMESSMESIDRIIQLNVRGTVLVTQTLLPHLLKQQKSHILNISSMAAFTPIAYKTVYPASKAFISSFFLGLREELQGTGVSVSVVYPGPIMTNSGVSARIVEQGMKGRVGLLSTKEIAGIALRQALAGKGVIIPGFWNRINHRLMSLLPTEIKLRIVSGAVKKEMAIR, from the coding sequence ATGAATAATAACGCATATACACTCATTACAGGTGCCAGTTCCGGACTTGGGAGGGAATTCTCGATACAATGTGCTTCGATGGGAATGAATGTCATGATGATTGCGCTTCCCGGAAGTAATACCTTTTCGCTGGCAGCCCAATTAATAATGGAGTATAAGGTTGATGTTCAGGTCTTCGAATTTGACCTGACGGATAGCTATTTGCTGGTTAAGACGCTAAATGAGCTGATGAATAACTTTGAGATCAATTTTCTGATTAATAACGCAGGGATTGGCGGAACGGTTTCGATTATGGAAAGTTCCATGGAATCTATTGATAGAATTATTCAGCTTAATGTTCGGGGGACGGTGCTGGTTACTCAGACTTTATTACCGCACCTCCTAAAACAGCAAAAAAGCCACATCCTGAACATTTCCAGTATGGCCGCTTTTACACCGATAGCATATAAAACAGTATATCCCGCTTCCAAAGCCTTCATTTCTTCCTTTTTTTTAGGGCTTAGAGAAGAGTTACAGGGAACAGGGGTTTCGGTGAGCGTAGTTTATCCGGGTCCCATCATGACCAATTCAGGTGTTTCCGCCCGAATTGTGGAACAAGGAATGAAAGGGAGGGTAGGACTGCTCAGTACAAAGGAGATTGCAGGCATTGCGCTCAGGCAGGCGCTTGCAGGGAAGGGAGTTATTATCCCGGGTTTTTGGAACCGGATTAATCATCGTTTGATGAGTCTCCTTCCCACAGAAATAAAACTTAGAATCGTATCAGGGGCAGTGAAAAAAGAAATGGCAATTAGATAG
- a CDS encoding VOC family protein → MLSKIHHIAIICRDYNVSKAFYIDVLGLTVIREVYREERDSYKLDLALNGEYIIELFSFPKPPERPSRPEAAGLRHLAFQVDDLNLVVKTLEQKGVLAEPIRIDEFTGKRFTFIADPDGLPIEFYEK, encoded by the coding sequence ATGCTAAGTAAAATTCACCATATCGCGATTATTTGCAGAGATTATAACGTTTCAAAAGCCTTTTACATAGATGTTTTAGGCCTTACGGTGATCAGAGAGGTCTATCGGGAAGAAAGGGATTCCTATAAACTGGACCTTGCCCTTAACGGGGAATACATTATAGAGCTTTTTTCTTTTCCAAAACCTCCCGAACGACCATCGAGGCCTGAAGCTGCCGGTTTAAGGCATCTTGCGTTTCAGGTTGATGATTTAAATCTTGTTGTAAAAACATTGGAACAAAAAGGAGTGTTGGCAGAACCCATCAGAATTGACGAGTTTACCGGAAAGCGATTTACTTTCATTGCTGATCCCGATGGTTTGCCTATAGAGTTCTATGAAAAATAA
- a CDS encoding LytTR family DNA-binding domain-containing protein: MKIIIFEDEKHNAERLIHLLQQCVPILEVIAVIESVEEGVKWFNTSVGQADLIFMDIQLSDGNCFEMFEQVDIRIPIIFTTAYDSFALQAFKVYSVDYLMKPIDLKDLKRALEKYEYFKLPTEPAVNISRIAEEFFKREHTRFMGKINNQLVYVKAKDIAYLHSSDGLTWAITLNNQKTPLDYSLDQIEKLLDKNLFFRINRQLIVHIDAIKKITTYYNSRLVIQLFPLMDTEAVISRERVSSFKSWLEGQMPPS, translated from the coding sequence ATGAAGATTATCATATTTGAGGATGAAAAACATAATGCAGAAAGACTGATTCATTTACTGCAGCAATGTGTTCCCATTTTAGAGGTAATTGCTGTTATTGAATCCGTTGAAGAAGGTGTGAAATGGTTTAACACATCTGTCGGCCAGGCAGATTTGATCTTTATGGATATCCAGCTTTCCGATGGCAATTGTTTTGAAATGTTTGAGCAGGTTGACATCAGAATCCCGATCATATTTACCACGGCTTATGACAGCTTTGCCCTTCAGGCGTTTAAGGTTTATAGTGTGGATTATCTGATGAAACCTATAGATCTGAAGGATCTGAAAAGGGCATTGGAGAAATATGAATACTTTAAATTACCGACAGAACCAGCCGTCAACATCTCCAGAATTGCAGAAGAATTTTTTAAAAGGGAGCATACCCGGTTTATGGGGAAGATTAACAACCAGCTGGTTTATGTCAAGGCTAAAGACATTGCTTATCTCCATTCTTCTGATGGACTCACCTGGGCAATAACGCTGAACAATCAAAAGACACCACTTGATTATTCATTAGATCAGATTGAGAAGTTGTTGGACAAAAACTTATTTTTCCGGATCAACAGGCAGCTCATCGTTCATATCGATGCCATTAAAAAGATTACGACTTATTACAATAGCCGATTGGTGATTCAGTTGTTTCCTTTAATGGATACGGAGGCCGTCATTAGCAGGGAAAGAGTCAGTAGTTTTAAGAGCTGGCTGGAAGGACAAATGCCGCCCTCCTGA
- a CDS encoding glycoside hydrolase family 30 beta sandwich domain-containing protein: protein MKKSLILTGCAMLCAVLFSCKKELRSNSNLDLNEKTTVRANESVSIWMTTTDKSKLLQSQNNVTFSADAGTNPNTIVVDENTSYQGIDGFGFTLTGGSASLLNGLGATQKNNLLQELFATSGNNIGISYLRITIGASDLSASPFTYNEVAAGQTDNSLNNFSIAPEMTDLIPILKSIIAINPSIKILGSPWTAPRWMKTNGNYVGGSLNTTYYDAYARYFVKYILAMRAQGIIIDAITPQNEPLNPYNNPSMVMQASEQAAFIKNNLGPQFSANNISTKIISYDHNADRPDYPIAILNDAAARNYVDGSAFHLYGGNISALTEVHNAYPNKNIYFTEQWVGGPSNFAGDLQWHVNTLIIGATRNWSRNVLEWNLAADQNYGPHTNGGCSTCEGALTINGSNVSRNVSYYIIAHASKFARPGATRISSNIAGSFQNVAFKNADGTKVLIVSNSGSGSGTFKVKWGTQSFSYTLPAGAVATFKWSGSTSGNPGTAPIGQVVSLRGMNNQFVSGENGASPMWCNRTSAGDWEKFTVIDAGGGKIALRSMNKYVSSENGAAPLTCSRTTIEDWEKFDWIVNADGKISLRGNNGLYVSSENGANAMTCTRPSISGWEAFSLN, encoded by the coding sequence ATGAAAAAAAGTCTGATTTTGACAGGCTGCGCCATGCTTTGTGCAGTCTTGTTCTCCTGTAAAAAGGAACTCCGGTCCAATTCCAACTTAGATCTGAACGAAAAAACAACTGTCCGTGCAAATGAATCTGTGAGCATTTGGATGACGACGACAGACAAAAGTAAATTACTGCAATCCCAGAACAACGTCACCTTTTCGGCAGATGCAGGAACAAATCCAAATACCATTGTCGTTGACGAAAATACCAGCTATCAGGGGATCGACGGTTTTGGATTTACGCTGACCGGCGGAAGTGCTTCACTCCTAAATGGTCTTGGTGCAACACAAAAGAACAATTTATTGCAGGAGTTATTTGCTACCTCCGGGAATAATATCGGAATCAGCTACCTGAGGATTACCATCGGCGCATCTGATCTCAGTGCCAGTCCTTTTACCTATAATGAAGTCGCTGCAGGACAAACGGACAACAGCCTTAACAACTTTAGTATTGCTCCGGAAATGACAGACCTGATTCCGATATTAAAAAGCATTATTGCGATCAACCCTTCGATTAAAATTCTTGGCAGTCCCTGGACGGCTCCAAGGTGGATGAAAACCAATGGCAATTATGTTGGAGGAAGTTTGAATACCACATATTACGATGCCTATGCAAGATATTTCGTTAAATACATTCTTGCAATGCGTGCCCAGGGAATTATCATCGATGCGATTACCCCTCAAAATGAACCTTTAAATCCCTACAACAACCCGAGTATGGTCATGCAGGCTTCAGAGCAGGCAGCGTTCATTAAGAACAACCTTGGGCCGCAGTTTAGTGCCAATAATATCAGTACTAAAATCATTTCCTACGACCATAATGCAGATCGTCCGGATTATCCAATTGCCATTTTGAATGATGCTGCCGCCAGAAATTATGTCGACGGCTCTGCTTTTCATCTTTACGGAGGAAATATCAGCGCCTTAACAGAAGTGCATAACGCCTATCCCAACAAAAATATCTATTTCACAGAACAATGGGTGGGAGGCCCCAGTAATTTCGCTGGTGATCTGCAGTGGCATGTAAACACCTTGATTATTGGCGCAACCAGGAACTGGAGCCGAAATGTATTGGAATGGAACCTTGCTGCTGATCAAAACTATGGTCCACATACTAATGGTGGCTGTAGCACCTGTGAAGGAGCCTTAACGATCAACGGCAGCAACGTATCCAGAAATGTGTCTTATTATATCATTGCTCATGCTTCGAAGTTTGCCAGGCCCGGAGCAACAAGGATCAGTTCTAATATTGCAGGAAGCTTTCAGAATGTGGCTTTTAAAAACGCAGATGGAACCAAAGTGCTGATCGTTTCCAACAGCGGATCTGGTAGTGGCACTTTTAAAGTAAAATGGGGCACGCAGTCTTTTAGTTATACACTTCCTGCAGGAGCGGTCGCGACTTTCAAATGGTCGGGTTCGACCTCTGGAAATCCGGGGACTGCACCTATAGGTCAGGTGGTTTCCCTTAGAGGAATGAACAATCAATTTGTCAGCGGAGAAAATGGTGCTTCTCCAATGTGGTGTAACAGAACCAGTGCGGGAGATTGGGAGAAATTCACAGTAATCGATGCTGGGGGAGGGAAAATTGCGCTAAGAAGTATGAACAAATACGTTTCCTCAGAAAATGGTGCCGCTCCGTTAACCTGCAGCAGAACGACTATTGAAGATTGGGAGAAATTCGACTGGATCGTTAATGCTGACGGGAAAATATCCCTCCGTGGAAATAATGGCCTTTACGTTTCTTCTGAAAATGGGGCAAATGCAATGACTTGTACCAGGCCCTCAATTTCAGGATGGGAAGCATTTAGTCTAAACTAA
- a CDS encoding HAMP domain-containing sensor histidine kinase, producing MFVNKSGETSKNLRKLFILFLIFTFLIAAGSLLLRHSIFQKLDTLSENLRGHSQAQEISNILLDLNGAESDFQQAILYGQNEKLEDYKSKLNNTFLQIEAILKKYDLDSTRNLSASKEKIGKSFEEKLQISNEVFGLKHNFDSLLRITNIESITGKASNDIIEKYQLKSTVKRSSGKADTSVRMINPQPNKKGLFKRLQDAIVNKQENAQSIRVVTVNREKQIRDSISRSVIKKQSNSQENLLRKLNEENGRLAKSNQQLISANLSLVIQLHQLVQELKDIHLNDWEKTRTEMLNQYQSATKDMNNFTGIAVLMVLIFIILLIVYIRKAGMSEDNYIRENERAVALAEQKSEMLAIMSHEIRNPLTTITGIIYLLNRTPLTDDQKKKLNSINLSSSMLINTVNDILDVSKIDNQQEGALNIVSFQPCVEIKDTIAAMSFTAERKQISLTAEFTGNEEAMVKGDPFRLKQIMINLLNNAVKYTDQGGVVVKVNLSSIDEQTESLKVSIIDTGIGIPKEQQGKLFTRYYQANRSAGKPGTGLGLYICRQLIDIQNGHISVESEAGKGCHFKFDLPYQKTE from the coding sequence ATGTTTGTCAATAAATCCGGTGAAACTTCAAAGAATCTCCGTAAACTTTTTATCCTATTCCTGATCTTTACCTTTCTCATTGCTGCAGGTTCTTTATTACTCAGACACTCTATCTTCCAAAAACTAGATACGTTAAGCGAGAATTTAAGGGGACATTCACAGGCGCAGGAGATCAGTAACATCTTGTTGGATCTGAATGGTGCAGAAAGTGATTTTCAACAGGCCATTTTGTATGGACAGAATGAAAAATTAGAAGACTATAAATCAAAGCTTAATAATACCTTTCTTCAGATTGAAGCCATTCTGAAGAAATACGACCTGGACAGTACCAGGAATTTATCCGCAAGTAAGGAAAAAATCGGAAAATCTTTTGAAGAAAAATTGCAGATCTCCAATGAAGTTTTTGGATTGAAACATAATTTTGATTCTTTATTAAGAATCACCAATATTGAGAGCATTACCGGAAAAGCTTCAAATGATATCATTGAAAAATATCAATTGAAAAGTACGGTGAAGAGAAGCTCTGGAAAAGCCGATACTTCGGTACGCATGATCAATCCGCAGCCTAATAAGAAAGGGCTTTTCAAGCGTTTACAGGATGCGATCGTGAACAAGCAGGAAAATGCACAATCCATCAGGGTCGTTACGGTGAACAGGGAAAAGCAAATTCGCGATTCCATTAGCCGTTCTGTGATTAAGAAACAAAGCAATTCACAGGAGAATTTACTTAGAAAATTAAATGAAGAGAACGGGCGACTGGCGAAATCAAATCAGCAGCTCATTTCTGCCAACCTCAGCCTGGTCATTCAGCTACATCAACTTGTTCAGGAATTGAAAGACATTCATCTCAACGATTGGGAGAAAACAAGAACGGAAATGCTGAATCAGTACCAATCGGCTACCAAAGACATGAACAATTTCACGGGAATTGCAGTGCTGATGGTGTTGATCTTTATTATTTTGCTGATTGTATATATCCGTAAAGCGGGAATGTCCGAGGATAATTATATCCGGGAAAATGAAAGAGCGGTTGCCCTTGCAGAACAGAAATCCGAAATGCTGGCGATCATGAGTCATGAAATCAGGAACCCACTCACCACGATTACAGGGATTATCTATTTGCTGAACCGGACGCCACTTACAGATGATCAGAAAAAGAAACTCAACTCGATTAATTTATCGTCGAGTATGCTGATCAATACCGTAAATGATATTCTTGATGTCAGCAAGATTGACAATCAACAAGAAGGGGCGCTAAACATTGTTTCTTTTCAGCCTTGCGTTGAAATCAAAGATACCATTGCAGCCATGAGCTTTACCGCAGAACGGAAACAGATTTCGCTGACCGCAGAATTTACCGGAAACGAAGAGGCAATGGTAAAAGGAGATCCTTTTCGTTTGAAACAAATTATGATCAACCTGCTGAATAATGCGGTAAAGTATACGGATCAGGGTGGCGTAGTGGTCAAAGTTAATCTAAGTAGCATAGATGAGCAGACCGAGAGCTTAAAGGTTAGTATCATTGATACAGGAATAGGCATTCCTAAAGAACAGCAGGGAAAGCTATTTACGAGGTATTACCAGGCAAATCGTTCTGCAGGTAAGCCGGGAACAGGCTTGGGCCTATATATCTGCCGCCAGCTGATCGACATTCAAAATGGCCATATCAGTGTCGAAAGTGAAGCTGGAAAAGGATGCCATTTTAAATTTGATCTTCCTTATCAGAAAACGGAGTAA